One Arcobacter sp. FWKO B genomic window, AATGCAGGTGCAGCTGAGCAGAGTTTGAGTGTAGTAAGTGCACTTAATACTTCTATACAAAAAACAATGAAATCTTTGCGTGAGTCTGTAGCAATTGCTACAAGTACAAAGGTAGCTGTTGAAGATGGTGGTGAAAAAGTTATTGAGACGGCAAAAAGAATGCAACTTGCTTCTGAGACAGTAACAACAGTACAAGAAAAAAGTGCAGATATGAAAAAAGCTAGTGATAATATTGGTCAAGCGGTGGGGCTTATTGCTAAAATTGCTGATCAAACAAACTTATTAGCACTAAATGCTGCAATAGAAGCTGCAAAAGCAAAAGAACAAGGAAAAGGTTTTGCTGTAGTTGCAGCAGAAACTAGAGAACTAGCAGCAGTATCTACAACTTATGCAGATGTGATAAGAGAGGTTGTAAGTAAGATTCAAGAGTATATTGAAGAGGTTGAAAAAAATATTACAAAAGTAGCTGCTCTTATTATTGATTCATCCAATCTTGGTAAAACAATAACATTTAATATCCAAGGTTCTATGCAAAGTATTCAAAATGCAATAGATATTACATTAAAAGGTGCTACAAAGTTTGAGCTTCTTGCTCAAAAAGCTCAAGAGTTCAATAAAGGCTCAGAATCAATAGCATCAGCAGCAGAAGAGAGTGCTAGTGCAGTAGCTCAGATTACTAATTCTATACAGATGCAAGTAAATGCACTTCATGAAGCAGAAGAAGCAGCTAGTAGTTTAAGTGAGCTTGCCGAGGATTTAAAAAACTCAACGGATGCTGCAAAAGATGCAGAAGAGATTTCAACAGCAGCTGAACAGCTGATAAGCGTTGTGGAAGAGATACAAAAGTCAATGCAACAATCAGTTGTTGCACTAGAGCAAATAAGCCATGCAGCTCAAATTACAGTAGATGAAGCTACAAACAATAAAAAGCTAGCTGAAGCAGCAGTTGAGTTACAAGAAGAGTTGCTTATTAATACACAAGAGGTTATTGAAAACCTTAAAAAAACATCGACACATCTAAAAGATGTGGAAAGTGATCTTGAACATGCTTATACTTTCACGCAAAAAAGTGTGCATGAAGGTAAAACAACAAGTACACAAATGAGATATGTTGATAAAGAAGCTAATAAAATAAATAAAACTCTTGTAAAAATAATAAATACAAATACACAAACAACTATGCTTGCAGTTAGTGGAAGTGTAGAAGCTGCTAGAGCAGGTGAAAGTGGCAAAGGTTTTGCTGTAGTAAGTGGAGATATCAGAAGTCTTGCTCAAGATGCAGGTAATAATATGGATAAAGTGCAAGATGTAATGGATAGCCTTGATGAAGAAATAGGGAATATAGGTATCATCTGGAGTCGAACTATGGCAAGTCAAGAAAATGAACTTATAGCTGTTAGTATGCTAAAAGAAGAAGCACAAAAAGCTATTCATAATGTAGAAAATATTGTTGGTGCATTTAATGAGCTTAAAATTGCAAATGAAACTAATAGGGCTTCTATACAAGAGGCACTAACAGCTAGCACTCAAATACAAGTTGCTGCTCAACAATCTTTAAGAAATACAGAAGAATCAAAACATGCAGCAAATTTGATAAACGAAACAGTTGCCGAAATGGGTGAATACATAGAAGATTTGGCAGTTTCTGCTGATGAATTACAACAAGGATGAGGTCATGGAATATTTACTAATAACTGTAAAAGACAAATACTTTGCAATTGATGTTGAAAATATTATAGAAATACTAAGACCAAAGGATATCACTCAAATTCCTGAGGTTGAGCCTTATATCTTGGGTGTAATGAATATAAGAGGACATATTGGTACAGTAGTTAGTCTTAGAAAAATGCTCCATTACAAAGAAATGGGTGAAGAGTTACAAGAGTTTATTGCTACTATTAAAAAAGCTCATATTGACTGGGTAAAAGAGCTTGAAGACTCTGTGAGTCATGATAAAGATTTCACAAAAACTCTTGATCCGCATAAATGTGCTCTTGGACAATGGCTTGATAAGATTATGACATGCTTGAAATGTGATGATATATTTATGGATAAGATTAAAAGAGAGATAAATCCGCATCATAAATGTCTACATGAAAAAGGTGCTGTTGTGCTTGATACTGCTTTAAAAGACAAAGATAAAGCAATGAGTATAATAAGAACTGAAATACACAACCATTTTGATGTGGTTGTAAGCAATATTGAGGCTTTAAATAATGATGTTGATTTATGGACAAACTCTATTCAAAGAATAGTTGCTTTTGTGACAGCAAAGGGTGATACAATAAATATTTTAGTTGATGATGTTGTAGATATTATCTCAGTAAAAGAGGAACAAAAACAAAAACTCTCTCAACTAGATGAGGGGCATATTGTACAGTTTGACAGTGCTATTGAACTAAAGGATGGAAAAATAGCAACTATTATTAATAATATAAATATTTAAAGGATATATTATGATAGCAATACCAGTAAAAATTCAAAAAGATGATATTGTAGTTGCTCATTCTTTTGGAAGAGCTATATATTTTGCAATTGCAAATAAGGGACAAATTGAGATTGTGAAAAACAATTATCATTGTGGAAGGTCTGTTGCCGTTTGGCTCAAAAGTCTTGGTGTTACTGATATTATTGTATCTCAACTAAAAAAAAACCCTTTTGAAGCTTTACAAAATATTGGTATAAAAGTGTATTACATAGGTAAAAAAAAGGTAGGGTTTCGTAATGCTATTTTAAAATTTGCTGATGGTGAAGTGCCTATCTTAAATCAGTTTAGCTATGAGTTGTATATGAAAAAAAGCCCTTTAAATGACGAACAAAGTGTAGTGCAAACATACAAAGAGAGAATACATAGTCTAATAGAGCAAAGAGTTGTTAGTAATGTTGTTAAAAC contains:
- a CDS encoding methyl-accepting chemotaxis protein; amino-acid sequence: MSFIRENNSATSGMHTTRVHKKGDVINKRKNRTLAKQQQISETISGISNEILAKAQESVSAIEELKSSMEQIAAASEQNAGAAEQSLSVVSALNTSIQKTMKSLRESVAIATSTKVAVEDGGEKVIETAKRMQLASETVTTVQEKSADMKKASDNIGQAVGLIAKIADQTNLLALNAAIEAAKAKEQGKGFAVVAAETRELAAVSTTYADVIREVVSKIQEYIEEVEKNITKVAALIIDSSNLGKTITFNIQGSMQSIQNAIDITLKGATKFELLAQKAQEFNKGSESIASAAEESASAVAQITNSIQMQVNALHEAEEAASSLSELAEDLKNSTDAAKDAEEISTAAEQLISVVEEIQKSMQQSVVALEQISHAAQITVDEATNNKKLAEAAVELQEELLINTQEVIENLKKTSTHLKDVESDLEHAYTFTQKSVHEGKTTSTQMRYVDKEANKINKTLVKIINTNTQTTMLAVSGSVEAARAGESGKGFAVVSGDIRSLAQDAGNNMDKVQDVMDSLDEEIGNIGIIWSRTMASQENELIAVSMLKEEAQKAIHNVENIVGAFNELKIANETNRASIQEALTASTQIQVAAQQSLRNTEESKHAANLINETVAEMGEYIEDLAVSADELQQG
- a CDS encoding chemotaxis protein CheW yields the protein MEYLLITVKDKYFAIDVENIIEILRPKDITQIPEVEPYILGVMNIRGHIGTVVSLRKMLHYKEMGEELQEFIATIKKAHIDWVKELEDSVSHDKDFTKTLDPHKCALGQWLDKIMTCLKCDDIFMDKIKREINPHHKCLHEKGAVVLDTALKDKDKAMSIIRTEIHNHFDVVVSNIEALNNDVDLWTNSIQRIVAFVTAKGDTINILVDDVVDIISVKEEQKQKLSQLDEGHIVQFDSAIELKDGKIATIINNINI
- a CDS encoding NifB/NifX family molybdenum-iron cluster-binding protein, giving the protein MIAIPVKIQKDDIVVAHSFGRAIYFAIANKGQIEIVKNNYHCGRSVAVWLKSLGVTDIIVSQLKKNPFEALQNIGIKVYYIGKKKVGFRNAILKFADGEVPILNQFSYELYMKKSPLNDEQSVVQTYKERIHSLIEQRVVSNVVKTYQL